From a single Solanum dulcamara chromosome 4, daSolDulc1.2, whole genome shotgun sequence genomic region:
- the LOC129885651 gene encoding uncharacterized protein LOC129885651, whose translation MAIQLENLVESIKSKVRKLKKSKKPYIKMDKSSSVRVEIRSKKARKLIDKTLQAADRPGKSSLT comes from the coding sequence ATGGCGATTCAATTGGAGAATTTGGTGGAATCGATAAAATCGAAGGTGAGGAAGTTGAAGAAGTCGAAGAAACCGTACATCAAAATGGACAAAAGCTCCAGTGTTAGAGTGGAGATCCGTAGCAAAAAGGCTCGTAAGCTCATCGACAAAACTCTCCAAGCTGCTGATCGTCCCGGCAAGAGCAGTCTCACTTAG